The Sinorhizobium meliloti genome includes a window with the following:
- a CDS encoding alpha/beta fold hydrolase translates to MPCRKLAVNGLNIHIEEQGEGPVVLFAHGFPETSYAWRHQVAALAAAGFHAVAPDMRGYGETDSPAEVTRYSTFDLVGDLVGLLDALSCENAIIVGNDWGSTVAWQATLLRPDRFKGVVAIGVPMMDAPPAPPTTFFPQTDDELFYTLYFQEPGVAEAELDRNVDATLRKILFSASREAGPRREGDGTPNPFNMVSRNTGLLPTLPTPDVLPRWLSEADLAQYVNSFRRTGFRGALNYYRNLDANWHLQRSLSGLKIEVPALYMVGEQDVGLSMPGMRQIIDAMPDLVPNLKQSLTIPDCGHWAPQEKPHEVSEAIIAFSRSAYFR, encoded by the coding sequence ATGCCGTGTCGCAAGCTGGCCGTCAACGGTCTTAACATTCACATTGAGGAACAGGGCGAAGGACCAGTCGTCCTTTTCGCCCACGGATTTCCGGAAACCTCCTACGCATGGAGACACCAGGTTGCGGCGCTGGCAGCAGCGGGCTTTCACGCTGTTGCACCTGATATGCGGGGCTATGGCGAGACGGACAGTCCGGCCGAGGTGACTCGATATTCGACGTTTGATCTGGTGGGGGACTTGGTGGGCCTGCTCGATGCGCTAAGCTGCGAGAACGCAATCATCGTTGGGAATGACTGGGGCAGCACAGTTGCCTGGCAAGCAACCCTCTTGCGGCCAGATCGCTTCAAAGGAGTTGTAGCGATAGGTGTTCCTATGATGGACGCCCCTCCCGCGCCGCCCACGACCTTCTTTCCCCAGACCGACGATGAACTATTCTACACTCTCTATTTCCAGGAGCCGGGAGTGGCGGAAGCTGAACTTGATCGGAATGTGGACGCCACGCTCCGCAAGATTCTGTTCTCCGCCTCGCGTGAGGCTGGACCTCGAAGAGAAGGCGACGGTACCCCAAACCCGTTCAACATGGTGTCACGGAATACCGGGTTGCTCCCAACACTGCCGACTCCCGACGTGCTACCGCGCTGGTTGAGTGAGGCGGACCTCGCCCAGTACGTCAACTCCTTTAGGAGAACCGGGTTCAGAGGCGCGCTCAACTACTATCGCAACCTCGATGCCAATTGGCACCTTCAGCGCTCGCTCAGCGGCCTGAAGATCGAGGTTCCTGCCCTCTATATGGTGGGAGAGCAGGATGTCGGTTTGAGCATGCCGGGCATGCGGCAGATTATCGATGCGATGCCTGACCTCGTTCCCAATCTCAAGCAGAGCCTCACGATACCAGATTGCGGACACTGGGCACCGCAGGAGAAACC
- a CDS encoding Rrf2 family transcriptional regulator yields MSDTRLARMLHVLVHMHLLGGGETSETIAKMLNTNPVVVRRTMAALKEKGIVRSAGGRSGGWRIAKGADEITVEQVHDALQTGSAFSIALSRDHITCPVEGAVNTFLDQAMADAERALRTRFAGTTIQDLANAFV; encoded by the coding sequence ATGTCCGACACCCGTCTTGCCCGAATGCTTCATGTTCTCGTTCATATGCATCTTCTTGGTGGCGGCGAGACCTCGGAGACGATTGCAAAGATGCTGAACACCAACCCGGTCGTTGTGCGCCGGACTATGGCCGCTCTCAAGGAAAAGGGCATTGTGAGGTCAGCAGGAGGACGAAGCGGGGGCTGGCGGATCGCGAAGGGAGCCGACGAGATCACGGTCGAGCAGGTCCACGATGCCCTGCAGACCGGATCAGCATTCTCAATTGCCCTTTCAAGGGACCACATTACCTGTCCCGTGGAAGGTGCGGTCAACACCTTCTTGGATCAGGCCATGGCAGATGCCGAGCGCGCCCTTCGGACACGCTTTGCAGGTACCACTATCCAGGATTTGGCTAATGCCTTCGTCTGA
- the stc4 gene encoding stachydrine N-demethylase reductase subunit Stc4 — protein sequence MTQFKQLSFWSDAEPLECVTRTPEAPNVVTFSFQSPSGALFNHDPGQFVTLELPAPGGPLYRTYTISSAPSRPTALTITVKAQDGSTGTRWMLDNLHKGMRIRAIGPAGKFSIVHHPADKYLFISAGSGITPMVAMTTWLYDSGREPDIVFINCARRPSEIILRDRMELMASRIVGIDLKWVVEEPDPFRPWTGYRGMFNQIMLGLMAQDYLEREVFCCGPGPFMRAVREALAGLGYDMSRYHQESFTAEPGHAEDVPEDVIPDEQNHAEIAFALSGVTTRCSETDTILAAAKAAGLVIPSGCSMGICGTCKVRKTEGQVHMVHNGGITDEDVDEGFILACCSKPLGRVAVEA from the coding sequence ATGACCCAGTTCAAGCAGCTCAGTTTCTGGAGTGATGCCGAGCCGCTTGAATGCGTCACGCGCACGCCGGAAGCTCCCAATGTGGTGACCTTCAGCTTTCAAAGTCCTTCCGGGGCGCTGTTCAACCATGATCCGGGGCAGTTCGTCACTCTGGAACTGCCCGCGCCGGGCGGACCGCTCTATCGCACCTATACCATCTCTTCTGCACCCTCGCGGCCAACCGCACTGACGATCACGGTCAAAGCGCAGGACGGGTCCACCGGCACACGGTGGATGCTGGACAATCTACATAAGGGCATGCGCATCAGGGCTATCGGGCCGGCGGGAAAATTCTCGATCGTGCATCACCCGGCTGATAAATACCTGTTCATCTCGGCCGGCTCGGGCATCACCCCGATGGTGGCGATGACCACCTGGCTCTACGATTCCGGACGCGAGCCGGACATTGTCTTCATCAATTGCGCGCGCCGACCCTCCGAGATCATTCTGCGCGACAGGATGGAACTCATGGCGTCGCGCATCGTCGGCATCGACCTGAAATGGGTGGTCGAAGAGCCAGACCCGTTCCGGCCCTGGACCGGCTACCGGGGCATGTTCAATCAGATCATGCTCGGCCTGATGGCGCAGGATTATCTCGAGCGCGAAGTGTTCTGCTGCGGTCCGGGGCCCTTTATGCGGGCCGTCCGCGAGGCGCTTGCCGGACTTGGCTACGATATGAGCCGCTACCATCAGGAGAGCTTCACGGCGGAGCCCGGGCATGCCGAAGACGTCCCCGAGGATGTGATCCCCGATGAGCAGAACCATGCCGAGATCGCCTTCGCCCTCTCCGGCGTCACGACCAGATGCAGCGAGACGGACACGATACTGGCGGCGGCAAAGGCTGCAGGGCTGGTGATCCCGTCGGGCTGCTCGATGGGGATCTGCGGCACCTGCAAGGTGCGCAAGACAGAAGGCCAGGTCCACATGGTGCACAATGGCGGCATCACGGATGAGGACGTGGACGAAGGATTCATCCTCGCTTGCTGCTCCAAGCCCCTGGGCCGTGTAGCGGTCGAAGCATAG
- a CDS encoding aromatic ring-hydroxylating oxygenase subunit alpha, protein MTANPTSIHQRLDRRLSGFSLEQPFYVSPEVYALDLQHIFYREWLYAVPACQLARTGSYVTLRVGAYEVVIVRSRDGEVRAFHNSCRHRGSLICKARQGQVAKLVCPYHQWTYELDGKLIWANDMGPDFDASKYGLKPVNLRNLDGLIYICLSDTPPDFQTFAQLARPYLEVHDLKDAKVAFTSTIIEKGNWKLVWENNRECYHCSSNHPALCRSFPLDPEVAGVQADGGVSKKLQVHFDRCEAAGTPAQFVLAGDGQYRLARMPLQEKALSYTMDGKAAVSRHLGRVAPPDAGTLLMFHYPSTWNHFLPDHSLTFRVMPISPTETEVTTTWLVHKDAVEGVDYDLKRLTEVWIATNDEDREIVETNQQGILSPAYVPGPYSPGQESGVMQFVDWYAASLERALAPRQVAAE, encoded by the coding sequence ATGACAGCTAACCCGACCTCGATTCATCAGCGGCTCGATCGCCGTCTATCGGGCTTCAGCCTGGAGCAGCCCTTCTACGTCTCGCCCGAGGTCTACGCGCTCGACCTGCAGCACATTTTCTACAGGGAATGGCTCTATGCCGTTCCGGCCTGCCAGCTCGCAAGGACCGGCAGCTATGTCACGTTACGCGTGGGCGCCTATGAAGTGGTCATTGTCCGTAGCCGTGACGGTGAAGTCCGTGCGTTTCATAATTCCTGCCGCCACCGCGGATCGTTGATCTGCAAGGCACGCCAGGGGCAGGTGGCGAAGCTTGTCTGTCCCTACCACCAATGGACCTATGAGCTTGACGGTAAATTGATCTGGGCGAACGACATGGGTCCCGATTTCGATGCTTCGAAATACGGCCTGAAACCCGTCAACCTGCGCAATCTCGACGGCCTCATCTATATCTGTCTTTCCGATACGCCGCCGGATTTCCAAACATTCGCACAGCTGGCGCGCCCCTATCTGGAGGTTCACGACCTCAAGGATGCCAAGGTCGCGTTCACCTCTACGATCATCGAGAAAGGCAACTGGAAGCTGGTCTGGGAGAACAACCGCGAGTGCTATCATTGCAGCAGCAACCATCCGGCACTCTGCCGCTCCTTCCCGCTCGACCCGGAAGTTGCCGGTGTTCAGGCCGATGGCGGAGTATCTAAGAAGCTCCAGGTGCATTTCGACCGTTGCGAAGCCGCCGGCACACCGGCGCAATTCGTCCTTGCTGGCGACGGTCAGTATCGCCTCGCACGTATGCCGCTGCAGGAAAAGGCGTTGAGCTATACGATGGACGGCAAGGCCGCTGTTTCCCGGCATCTGGGCCGGGTTGCCCCGCCGGATGCCGGCACGCTCCTGATGTTCCACTATCCGTCGACGTGGAACCACTTCCTGCCGGATCACTCACTCACCTTCAGGGTTATGCCGATCAGTCCGACCGAAACCGAGGTCACGACGACCTGGCTCGTACACAAGGATGCGGTCGAAGGAGTCGACTACGACCTCAAGCGCCTGACGGAGGTCTGGATCGCCACCAATGACGAAGATCGCGAGATCGTCGAAACGAACCAGCAAGGGATCCTCTCTCCGGCTTACGTGCCCGGTCCCTATTCACCGGGTCAGGAAAGCGGCGTCATGCAGTTCGTCGACTGGTATGCGGCCTCGCTGGAGCGCGCCCTTGCGCCGCGTCAAGTGGCTGCGGAGTGA
- a CDS encoding LysR substrate-binding domain-containing protein → MPRPYEFSSMTALVCFEAAARNASFKKAAQELNVTPAAVSHQIKALEIDLKCSLFLRHHRGVELTEKGALLFIAIERGFETISEAITQIRERPETVDVTIGATTAFSSLWLTPKISAFWKIHPSITVSQVVSDVPGMTGRCDLTIHYGNPQENGVEYRKLFQDHIIALGTTRFAAEYRISRLEALLKAPLIHSSSKETGWTSWHDWFAALGFPAPKGRSFYVNNYMIALQAAQDDVGAVLGWDGLVGSLVNEGRLVKLVQESIPSPVGFHLRIHRRATAKARLFADWLATSP, encoded by the coding sequence ATGCCACGCCCTTATGAATTCTCTTCGATGACCGCCCTCGTCTGCTTCGAGGCGGCGGCGCGAAATGCGAGCTTCAAGAAAGCCGCTCAAGAGCTGAATGTGACGCCGGCGGCGGTCAGCCACCAGATCAAAGCGCTGGAGATTGACCTTAAATGCAGCCTGTTCCTGCGCCACCACCGAGGTGTGGAACTGACCGAGAAGGGAGCGCTTCTGTTCATCGCAATTGAACGCGGATTCGAGACGATTTCGGAAGCCATTACCCAGATCCGCGAGCGCCCCGAAACCGTCGACGTGACCATCGGCGCGACCACGGCGTTCAGCTCACTCTGGCTCACACCGAAGATTTCGGCCTTCTGGAAGATACATCCCTCCATCACCGTGTCACAGGTCGTTAGCGACGTGCCCGGAATGACCGGCCGCTGCGACTTGACGATCCATTACGGCAACCCCCAGGAGAACGGTGTAGAATACAGGAAACTCTTTCAGGACCACATTATCGCGCTGGGAACGACACGATTTGCCGCCGAGTACCGGATCTCCCGGCTCGAGGCTCTGCTCAAAGCACCCTTGATCCATTCAAGCAGCAAGGAGACTGGCTGGACCAGCTGGCACGACTGGTTTGCCGCACTCGGATTTCCCGCCCCTAAGGGCCGCAGCTTTTACGTCAACAATTACATGATCGCGCTTCAGGCGGCTCAGGACGATGTTGGAGCAGTGCTGGGGTGGGACGGGCTCGTCGGAAGCCTCGTCAACGAAGGGCGGCTAGTCAAGCTCGTGCAAGAAAGCATTCCCTCACCTGTCGGCTTTCATCTGAGGATACATCGGCGCGCGACTGCAAAGGCGCGGCTGTTCGCGGATTGGCTTGCTACGAGCCCCTGA
- a CDS encoding alpha/beta fold hydrolase — translation MTRTATTTVAAIAAAAISAAMPANAADTIPESQAVKNVVLVHGAFADGSGWKGVYDNLTKRGYRVTIVQNPLTSLEDDVAATRRALERQDGPVILVGHSWGGTVITETGIDPKVAGLVYVSALSPDAGETTAQQYEGFAPAAEFVIETTKDGFGYVSPAKFKAGFAHDVSDADVAFMRDAQVPINMSAFATKLENAAWRTKPSWAVIATEDKAFDQAMLIHMAERIKAKITKVSASHALFMTQPAAIADTIDQAAKTVSAKKQ, via the coding sequence ATGACACGCACGGCCACTACCACCGTTGCCGCAATCGCAGCCGCCGCCATATCCGCCGCAATGCCCGCAAACGCCGCCGACACCATCCCTGAAAGCCAGGCCGTCAAAAACGTTGTGCTCGTCCATGGCGCATTTGCTGATGGCTCTGGCTGGAAGGGCGTTTACGACAATCTTACGAAGCGCGGCTATCGCGTCACAATCGTCCAGAACCCTCTGACCTCGCTCGAAGACGACGTTGCCGCCACCAGACGTGCGCTCGAGCGGCAGGATGGTCCGGTCATTCTCGTCGGACATTCCTGGGGCGGTACTGTCATCACGGAGACTGGCATCGATCCGAAGGTTGCCGGTCTCGTCTATGTCTCCGCTCTCTCACCCGATGCCGGCGAAACGACGGCTCAGCAATACGAAGGATTTGCTCCGGCAGCGGAGTTCGTCATCGAGACCACAAAGGATGGTTTTGGATATGTCAGCCCGGCAAAGTTCAAGGCTGGGTTCGCTCATGACGTCAGCGATGCCGATGTTGCGTTCATGAGGGACGCGCAGGTGCCAATCAACATGTCGGCGTTCGCCACGAAGCTCGAGAATGCGGCATGGCGCACCAAGCCTAGCTGGGCTGTTATTGCCACCGAGGACAAAGCTTTTGATCAGGCCATGCTGATCCACATGGCTGAGCGCATCAAGGCGAAGATCACCAAGGTGTCGGCAAGCCACGCCTTGTTCATGACGCAGCCTGCGGCCATCGCCGATACCATTGATCAGGCCGCCAAGACCGTGTCGGCGAAAAAGCAATGA
- a CDS encoding MarR family winged helix-turn-helix transcriptional regulator: MTKPHNDPPPLHDQLCYAIYTAGIAIQRAYKPLLDELGLTYPQYLVLNVLWSEDEQTVGAIANTLALESSTLTPLLKRLETSGLLRRTRNLSNERQVVIALTEKGRALQHRAGCLSDTLLAASTQTPPELAALNRDVRYLRNAIYSQIGGWDTPA; the protein is encoded by the coding sequence ATGACCAAACCCCATAATGATCCACCGCCATTGCACGATCAGTTGTGCTACGCGATTTACACTGCTGGCATCGCCATTCAGCGCGCCTACAAGCCCCTCCTCGACGAATTGGGCCTGACTTACCCGCAGTATCTCGTGCTCAACGTTTTGTGGAGCGAAGATGAGCAAACGGTCGGCGCCATTGCCAACACCCTTGCACTGGAATCCAGCACTCTTACACCACTCTTGAAGCGCCTTGAGACATCCGGCTTGTTGCGCAGGACCCGAAACCTCAGCAACGAGCGGCAAGTGGTGATCGCGTTGACCGAAAAAGGTCGGGCATTGCAGCACAGGGCAGGCTGCCTCAGCGACACGTTGCTTGCAGCTTCGACCCAGACGCCCCCGGAGTTGGCCGCTTTGAACCGCGACGTGCGCTATCTCCGCAACGCGATCTACTCGCAGATTGGCGGGTGGGACACACCCGCCTGA
- a CDS encoding nuclear transport factor 2 family protein, whose translation MDMPPTVTAYFDADRRNDVEAFSETFLDDAVVEDEGARHRGIAAIRQWWAAVKTATNYVADPVEATRDGDKALVRANVSGQFPGSPVTLTFAFTTKNDKIARLEIK comes from the coding sequence ATGGATATGCCCCCAACAGTTACCGCGTACTTTGACGCCGACCGCCGCAATGATGTGGAAGCGTTTTCAGAGACCTTTTTGGATGACGCAGTTGTCGAAGACGAAGGCGCTCGCCACCGAGGCATTGCCGCAATTCGCCAATGGTGGGCGGCTGTGAAAACAGCGACCAACTACGTCGCTGACCCTGTCGAAGCCACACGCGACGGCGACAAAGCGCTCGTCCGCGCGAATGTAAGCGGTCAGTTCCCCGGCAGTCCGGTGACGCTCACCTTCGCCTTCACCACCAAAAACGACAAAATCGCCAGACTGGAGATCAAGTGA